The proteins below come from a single Rhizobium tropici CIAT 899 genomic window:
- a CDS encoding integration host factor subunit beta: MIKSELVQIVAARNPHLYHRDVENIVNAVLDEITDALAAGNRVELRGFGAFSVKNRPSRSGRNPRTGDTVFVEEKWVPFFKTGKELRERLNPGAGDDEEDDN, encoded by the coding sequence GTGATTAAGTCGGAACTGGTGCAGATTGTTGCCGCCCGCAACCCGCATCTCTATCACCGCGACGTCGAAAATATTGTCAATGCTGTCTTGGATGAGATCACCGATGCGCTCGCAGCGGGAAACCGAGTTGAGCTTCGCGGCTTCGGTGCCTTTTCCGTCAAGAACCGGCCTTCACGCTCCGGTCGCAACCCACGCACCGGCGATACCGTCTTCGTCGAGGAAAAATGGGTTCCCTTCTTCAAGACGGGCAAGGAATTGCGCGAGCGCCTGAATCCGGGCGCCGGCGACGATGAGGAAGACGACAACTGA
- a CDS encoding LapA family protein — MAKKIVNLLILLPLGIILIIFCVANRQSVTLALNPFRPEDQVLSLNAPLFVLLFVALILGMIVGAAVTWVNQGKHRKRARNQSREAVRWQAEADKHRTRAEEIVGQLPSK; from the coding sequence ATGGCCAAGAAGATCGTCAATCTGCTGATATTGCTGCCGCTCGGCATCATCCTCATCATATTCTGCGTTGCCAACAGGCAATCCGTCACTTTGGCGCTCAATCCCTTTCGGCCGGAGGATCAGGTACTGTCGCTGAATGCGCCCCTGTTCGTGCTGTTGTTTGTGGCACTGATCCTCGGCATGATCGTCGGTGCCGCGGTCACTTGGGTCAATCAGGGAAAGCATCGCAAGCGCGCGCGTAACCAGTCGCGCGAGGCTGTACGCTGGCAGGCTGAAGCGGACAAGCATCGCACGCGCGCCGAAGAGATCGTCGGGCAGCTGCCGTCAAAGTGA
- a CDS encoding GNAT family N-acetyltransferase yields the protein MTSKSQTWAVRPAREQDMQTLAEIYLQVRRETFRWVDPDRFILEDFATQTNGERLFVCEDEHGTVAGFAAIWEPDDFIHMLYILPAFQGRGAGKALLAALPDWPGRRYRLKCLVKNIRAMAFYRMLGFEIIGDGASPEGDYKEMRLGNAASL from the coding sequence ATGACATCGAAATCTCAGACATGGGCCGTCCGGCCCGCACGCGAACAGGACATGCAGACGCTCGCGGAGATTTACCTCCAGGTCCGCCGCGAGACATTCCGCTGGGTCGACCCCGATCGCTTTATACTGGAAGACTTCGCCACTCAGACGAATGGCGAGCGTCTGTTCGTCTGCGAAGATGAGCATGGCACGGTCGCCGGCTTCGCCGCGATTTGGGAGCCGGACGACTTCATCCACATGCTCTATATACTGCCGGCCTTCCAGGGCCGTGGCGCGGGCAAGGCACTACTGGCCGCACTGCCGGATTGGCCAGGGCGCCGCTATCGGCTGAAATGCCTGGTCAAGAACATCCGCGCCATGGCGTTCTACAGGATGCTCGGCTTCGAGATCATCGGCGACGGCGCGTCGCCGGAAGGGGATTATAAAGAGATGCGGCTCGGCAACGCCGCTTCACTTTGA
- a CDS encoding SRPBCC family protein, with product MDMTGEERIAAPRDAVWAALNDPEILKQCIPGCQSLEKISPTELTATVKLKIGPVSASFNGEVKLSNINAPESYTISGEGKGGIAGFAKGGADVVLKEDGDETILQYEAKAQVGGKIAQLGSRLVDSSAKKLAQQFFSDFTAAINGQSGA from the coding sequence ATGGACATGACCGGCGAGGAGCGGATCGCAGCACCCAGGGACGCCGTATGGGCGGCGCTGAACGATCCGGAGATCCTCAAGCAATGCATCCCGGGATGCCAAAGCCTGGAAAAGATCTCGCCGACGGAACTGACCGCGACCGTAAAGCTGAAGATCGGCCCGGTTTCCGCCTCTTTCAATGGCGAGGTCAAGCTTTCCAACATCAACGCGCCAGAAAGCTACACGATTTCAGGCGAGGGAAAGGGCGGAATTGCCGGTTTCGCCAAGGGCGGCGCCGACGTCGTGCTCAAGGAAGACGGCGACGAGACCATCCTGCAATACGAGGCGAAGGCGCAGGTCGGCGGCAAGATCGCGCAGCTCGGCTCGCGGCTGGTCGATTCGAGCGCCAAGAAGCTGGCACAGCAGTTTTTTTCCGATTTCACCGCGGCGATCAACGGTCAGTCCGGCGCCTGA
- a CDS encoding class I SAM-dependent methyltransferase translates to MKHRESRPGQKTTGGLGAKPRRDMPGKPPAKPAHASRPAKPSRDHGERVIEPRDAATASAAPERPLIARIGERPMERVPVILESLGAGDFHLIDSGNGLKLEQYGPYRIVRPEAQALWPPSLAAHVWDNADAIFTGDTDEDGMGRWRFPREALGETWPLQLLGVDFLGRFTAFRHVGVFPEQIVHWAWMKEQVETAKRPLKVLNLFGYTGVASLVAAAAGAEVTHVDASKKAIGWARENQALGRMEKLPIRWICEDAMKFILREERRGNKYDIILTDPPKFGRGPNGEVWHLFEHLPLMLDICREILSPKALGLVLTAYSIRASFYSIHELMRETMRGAGGAVESGELVIREAGLDGRTPGRALSTSLFSRWVPK, encoded by the coding sequence GTGAAACATAGGGAAAGCCGGCCCGGCCAGAAAACCACGGGCGGTCTCGGGGCAAAACCCCGGCGTGATATGCCCGGCAAGCCGCCGGCAAAGCCCGCGCATGCTTCGAGGCCAGCCAAGCCTTCGCGTGATCATGGCGAGCGGGTGATCGAGCCGCGCGATGCGGCGACCGCTTCCGCAGCGCCGGAACGTCCGCTGATCGCCCGAATCGGCGAGAGGCCGATGGAGCGCGTGCCTGTCATTCTCGAGTCGCTCGGTGCCGGCGATTTCCACCTGATCGACAGCGGTAATGGCCTCAAGCTCGAACAATACGGTCCCTATCGCATCGTGCGGCCGGAAGCACAGGCGCTATGGCCGCCATCGCTCGCCGCGCATGTCTGGGACAATGCCGATGCGATTTTCACTGGCGATACGGACGAGGACGGCATGGGCCGCTGGCGTTTTCCGCGCGAAGCGCTCGGCGAGACCTGGCCGCTGCAATTACTTGGCGTCGATTTCCTCGGCCGCTTCACCGCCTTCCGACATGTCGGGGTCTTTCCGGAGCAGATCGTGCACTGGGCCTGGATGAAGGAGCAGGTAGAGACGGCGAAAAGGCCGCTCAAGGTCCTGAACCTCTTCGGCTATACCGGCGTTGCCTCCCTGGTGGCAGCCGCTGCTGGTGCGGAAGTGACCCATGTTGACGCGTCCAAGAAGGCGATCGGCTGGGCGCGGGAAAACCAGGCCTTGGGCCGCATGGAAAAACTGCCGATCCGCTGGATCTGCGAGGATGCGATGAAGTTCATCCTCCGCGAAGAGCGGCGCGGCAACAAATACGATATCATCCTCACCGATCCGCCGAAGTTCGGCCGCGGCCCGAACGGCGAGGTCTGGCACCTGTTCGAACACCTGCCGCTGATGCTCGATATCTGCCGCGAAATCCTGTCGCCGAAGGCGCTCGGCCTCGTGCTGACGGCCTATTCCATCCGCGCCAGCTTCTACTCGATCCATGAGCTGATGCGCGAGACCATGCGCGGCGCCGGCGGCGCGGTCGAATCCGGCGAACTCGTGATCCGCGAGGCCGGCCTTGATGGCCGCACGCCGGGCAGGGCGCTTTCCACCTCTCTCTTCAGCCGCTGGGTGCCGAAATGA
- a CDS encoding TrmH family RNA methyltransferase, translated as MNQDFRNDGPRKVGQVKEVTSLANPIVKDIKALTVKKSREESGAFLAEGLKLVIDALELGWTIRTLVYAKAAKGKPLVEQVAAKTVAAGGLVLEVSEKVIGSITRRDNPQMVVGVFEQRWQQLRDVKPKTGETWVALDRVRDPGNLGTIIRTADAAGASGVILVGETTDPFSLETVRATMGSVFAVPVVKATPEEFLAWKKKAEVSVFATHLAGAVDYRTIDYKKKPVVILMGNEQSGLPDALAKEADALARIPQAGRADSLNLAVATAVMLFEARRHILTLSETR; from the coding sequence ATGAACCAGGATTTCCGCAATGACGGCCCGCGCAAGGTCGGACAGGTCAAGGAGGTCACCTCGCTTGCCAACCCGATCGTCAAGGACATCAAGGCGCTGACGGTCAAGAAGTCCCGCGAGGAAAGCGGCGCCTTCCTCGCCGAAGGGCTGAAGCTCGTCATCGACGCGCTCGAACTCGGCTGGACGATCCGCACGCTTGTTTATGCCAAGGCCGCCAAGGGCAAGCCTCTCGTCGAACAGGTGGCCGCCAAGACGGTGGCGGCCGGCGGGCTGGTGCTTGAGGTCAGCGAAAAGGTCATCGGTTCGATCACCCGCCGCGACAATCCGCAGATGGTGGTCGGCGTCTTCGAGCAGCGCTGGCAGCAGCTTCGGGATGTCAAGCCGAAGACGGGCGAAACCTGGGTGGCGCTCGACCGCGTCCGCGATCCCGGCAATCTCGGCACGATCATCCGCACCGCCGATGCGGCCGGCGCTTCCGGCGTCATCCTCGTCGGTGAGACGACCGATCCCTTTTCGCTGGAAACCGTACGTGCCACCATGGGCTCGGTCTTCGCCGTTCCTGTCGTCAAGGCGACGCCGGAAGAGTTCCTGGCTTGGAAGAAGAAGGCTGAGGTTTCCGTTTTTGCCACCCATCTGGCTGGCGCGGTCGATTACCGCACCATCGATTACAAGAAGAAGCCCGTCGTCATCCTGATGGGCAACGAGCAGTCCGGCCTGCCGGATGCCCTGGCGAAAGAGGCCGATGCGCTCGCCCGCATCCCGCAGGCCGGCCGCGCCGACAGCCTCAATCTGGCGGTCGCGACGGCAGTCATGCTGTTCGAAGCCCGCCGCCATATCCTGACCCTGAGCGAGACCCGATGA
- the lspA gene encoding signal peptidase II, giving the protein MTESETHERPTAKPALFSRPLPILIFIVVAVVLDQAIKIMVDNWLPLQEMVPVIPMLALYRTYNLGVAFSMLSGMDGWFIVGMRLVIVAFVLWLWRRTPDHRWLAHTGFALIIAGALGNLLDRFLYGHVIDYILFHTQTWSFAVFNLADSFITVGAGCVILDELLMPKKAKA; this is encoded by the coding sequence ATGACCGAAAGCGAGACCCACGAACGGCCGACTGCAAAGCCAGCCCTGTTTTCGCGGCCCCTGCCAATCCTGATCTTCATCGTGGTTGCCGTTGTTCTCGACCAGGCCATCAAGATCATGGTCGACAACTGGCTTCCCTTACAGGAAATGGTGCCGGTCATCCCGATGCTGGCCCTTTATCGTACCTATAATCTCGGCGTGGCCTTCTCGATGCTGTCGGGCATGGATGGCTGGTTCATCGTCGGGATGCGGCTCGTCATCGTTGCCTTCGTGCTGTGGCTCTGGCGACGCACGCCCGATCACCGCTGGCTGGCGCATACGGGCTTTGCCCTAATCATCGCCGGCGCTCTCGGCAATCTACTCGACCGCTTTCTCTATGGCCACGTGATCGATTACATCCTCTTTCATACGCAGACGTGGTCTTTCGCCGTCTTCAATCTTGCCGACAGCTTCATCACCGTCGGCGCAGGCTGCGTCATTCTCGACGAGCTTCTCATGCCGAAAAAGGCAAAAGCGTAA
- a CDS encoding PAS domain-containing hybrid sensor histidine kinase/response regulator: MSTLADLQEKLAAAAVHDQTGPSEGPAADESSLVKSAITREAGQQSPPPAQARSLLGHWLNGGGLVAGAAFLAIGFTGGPLLLAGVFGLVALALAAAGIVKARGAAGRLEIAAADASESEHDRLWEHRESANLLATIHDALGDITVTRSIDRRIMHANATFSRLTGRPHPEGLTLEETGLVFRTVTGAKHQDAEIATPEGRRIFAWHDVMFRDATTGQLCIQSIARDVTEERQAARLREDARLKAEYNSAAKSRLLATVSHEIRTPLSGILGMNHLLAQTSLTLEQANYLTGIRQSGHALVQLVEDLLDFSTIEVGRFQLHPRQEALRPLLEGVIEMLAHRAHEKGIEIAASVAADVPENLEFDPARLRQILFNVIGNAVKFTQTGGVLVSVDLNGRDLTISVRDSGPGMTEEEQARVFGEFEQAGTTVERSAGTGLGLAISARILREFGGGLSVASERGKGSEFVISFPVGLVAGGDGYDRRNTMLRGSRILLLAPEGAASTAIMRTIQTLGGRCRLIGPADMDDLLPSFPMGEGGVWTDLIVDHRMAPWYFSEGNALAVPRLRKIFLVNPEERNTHPLDLFDAWLIRPLREQSLIDVMRGRMRGMERRDALIEAVSEIGITTPEAEEDRALDILLGEDDPVNAMLVRAMLSKAGHRVRLVEDFDGLRARIEKLETRPEVLVTDFNMPGGTGAAVLAQLRAHERRHGLPSLPIVVLTADSRDSIRRQALLAGADAVIIKPVDPEKLKTVLKGLSRSVFERA, translated from the coding sequence ATGAGCACTCTGGCAGATCTGCAGGAAAAGCTTGCCGCCGCGGCAGTTCACGACCAAACAGGACCGAGCGAAGGGCCGGCCGCCGACGAGTCGTCGCTTGTAAAATCGGCAATAACGCGTGAGGCGGGGCAGCAATCGCCACCGCCCGCGCAGGCCCGGTCGTTGCTGGGCCACTGGTTGAATGGCGGCGGTCTTGTCGCTGGGGCAGCCTTTCTGGCGATTGGCTTTACCGGAGGTCCGCTGTTGCTCGCGGGCGTGTTTGGCCTTGTGGCCCTTGCGCTTGCCGCTGCCGGCATCGTCAAAGCCCGAGGCGCTGCAGGTAGGCTCGAGATTGCTGCTGCCGATGCCAGCGAGAGCGAGCATGATCGCCTGTGGGAGCACAGGGAAAGTGCCAATCTCCTTGCCACCATCCATGATGCGCTCGGCGATATCACCGTCACACGCAGCATCGACCGGCGGATTATGCATGCCAATGCCACGTTCAGCCGATTGACCGGCAGGCCGCATCCGGAGGGCCTGACGCTTGAAGAGACCGGCCTGGTATTCCGTACGGTCACCGGCGCGAAGCATCAGGATGCGGAAATCGCAACGCCCGAGGGGCGGCGCATTTTTGCCTGGCACGATGTCATGTTCCGCGACGCGACGACGGGGCAATTATGCATACAGAGCATCGCGCGCGACGTGACGGAGGAGCGGCAGGCTGCGCGCCTGCGCGAAGACGCCAGATTGAAGGCCGAGTATAACAGCGCCGCCAAATCCCGCCTGCTCGCCACCGTCAGCCATGAGATCCGCACGCCGCTGTCTGGCATTCTCGGCATGAACCATCTGCTCGCCCAGACGTCGTTGACCCTGGAGCAGGCAAATTATCTTACCGGCATTCGCCAATCGGGTCACGCGCTGGTGCAGCTGGTCGAGGATCTCCTTGATTTCTCCACGATCGAAGTCGGTCGCTTCCAGTTGCATCCACGGCAGGAGGCTTTACGGCCGCTGCTGGAAGGCGTCATCGAGATGCTCGCCCATCGCGCCCATGAAAAGGGCATAGAAATCGCTGCAAGCGTTGCGGCCGATGTTCCGGAGAACTTGGAGTTCGATCCCGCTCGGCTGCGCCAGATCCTGTTCAATGTCATCGGCAACGCGGTGAAATTCACCCAGACCGGCGGTGTACTTGTCAGCGTCGATCTCAATGGCCGGGATTTGACGATATCGGTGCGCGACAGCGGTCCTGGCATGACTGAGGAGGAGCAGGCCCGCGTCTTCGGCGAGTTCGAGCAAGCCGGTACCACGGTGGAAAGAAGCGCCGGCACCGGCCTCGGCCTTGCAATCTCAGCCCGCATCCTGCGCGAATTCGGCGGAGGGCTCAGCGTGGCGAGCGAGCGCGGCAAGGGCAGCGAGTTCGTCATCTCCTTCCCGGTCGGCTTGGTTGCCGGAGGGGACGGATACGACCGGCGCAATACCATGCTCAGGGGCTCTCGTATCCTCCTGCTCGCTCCCGAAGGGGCGGCAAGCACGGCCATCATGCGAACAATACAGACGCTCGGCGGGCGCTGCAGGCTGATCGGCCCCGCTGACATGGACGATCTTCTGCCGTCCTTCCCGATGGGCGAGGGTGGGGTATGGACCGATCTCATCGTCGATCATCGCATGGCGCCCTGGTATTTCAGCGAGGGAAATGCGCTTGCGGTGCCTCGGCTGCGCAAGATCTTTCTCGTCAATCCCGAGGAGCGCAACACCCATCCGCTCGATCTTTTCGATGCCTGGCTCATCCGCCCGCTGCGCGAGCAGTCGCTGATTGATGTGATGAGAGGCCGCATGCGCGGCATGGAGAGACGCGACGCCTTGATCGAGGCCGTTTCCGAGATCGGCATAACGACGCCGGAGGCGGAGGAGGACCGTGCGCTCGATATCCTGCTGGGCGAGGATGACCCGGTCAACGCGATGCTGGTTCGGGCCATGCTCTCCAAGGCCGGCCACAGGGTCCGCCTCGTCGAGGATTTCGATGGCCTTCGAGCCCGCATCGAAAAGCTCGAAACGCGGCCGGAGGTACTTGTCACGGATTTCAACATGCCGGGCGGCACGGGTGCGGCCGTGCTTGCGCAACTGCGGGCCCATGAACGCAGGCATGGCCTTCCTTCGCTGCCGATCGTCGTGCTGACCGCAGACAGCCGCGATTCGATCCGCCGGCAGGCGCTGCTGGCCGGCGCCGATGCCGTCATCATCAAGCCGGTCGACCCGGAGAAGCTGAAGACGGTGCTGAAGGGCCTGTCGCGATCGGTTTTCGAACGCGCCTGA
- a CDS encoding GNAT family N-acetyltransferase codes for MSIEILNREAQGEMVQSSKATVEPVASDVLGRIGNLETRLARTAREIDAAQAVRYRVFVEEMNAQLPADAMRRQRDVDSWDAICDHLLVLDRSIEGDPEDQIVGTYRLLRQEVAMANGGFYSSSEFDIDALLARHPDKRFMELGRSCVLPDYRNKRTVELLWQGNWAYALKHGMGAMIGCASFPGVLPEQHALALSFLYHNVVAKDDWAVGALPSLARTMDLMPVEAINPKKALMAMPPLIKGYLRLGAMVGSTAVVDQAFNTTDVLIVLPIASISDRYVNYYGADAGRFAS; via the coding sequence ATGTCCATCGAAATCTTGAATCGCGAAGCTCAGGGCGAAATGGTTCAGTCTTCAAAGGCAACGGTTGAGCCGGTTGCCAGCGATGTGCTCGGACGCATCGGAAATCTCGAAACGCGCCTTGCCCGCACGGCGCGCGAAATCGATGCCGCTCAGGCCGTACGCTACCGCGTTTTCGTCGAGGAGATGAACGCGCAACTTCCGGCTGACGCCATGCGTCGTCAACGCGACGTCGACAGCTGGGACGCCATTTGCGACCATCTTCTGGTGCTGGATCGCTCGATCGAAGGCGATCCGGAAGACCAGATCGTCGGCACCTACCGCCTGCTGCGCCAGGAAGTGGCCATGGCAAATGGCGGCTTCTATTCGTCATCGGAATTCGACATCGACGCGCTGCTTGCCCGTCATCCCGATAAACGTTTCATGGAACTCGGTCGCTCCTGCGTGCTTCCGGATTACCGCAACAAGCGCACGGTCGAGCTGCTCTGGCAGGGCAATTGGGCCTATGCGCTGAAGCACGGCATGGGCGCGATGATCGGTTGTGCCTCCTTCCCCGGTGTCCTGCCGGAACAGCACGCGCTCGCCTTGTCCTTTCTCTATCACAATGTTGTCGCCAAGGATGACTGGGCCGTCGGTGCTTTGCCGTCGCTCGCCCGGACCATGGACCTGATGCCGGTCGAGGCCATCAATCCGAAGAAAGCGCTGATGGCGATGCCGCCCTTGATCAAGGGCTATCTGCGCCTTGGCGCCATGGTCGGCTCGACTGCCGTCGTCGATCAGGCCTTCAACACCACGGATGTTCTGATCGTCCTGCCGATCGCCAGCATTTCGGACCGCTACGTCAATTATTACGGCGCGGATGCCGGACGCTTCGCTAGCTGA